In Vibrio diazotrophicus, the following proteins share a genomic window:
- the sspA gene encoding stringent starvation protein SspA has protein sequence MAVAANKRSVMTLFSSASDMYSHQVRIVLAEKGVSVEVELVDEDNLPADLVELNPYKTVPTLVDRELALYDSKIIMEYLDERFPHPPLMPVYPVARGNSRLMIYRIERNWYSLAEKVVNGKGEEAESARNKLRNDLLTLAPVFAEYEYFMSEEFSLIDCYLAPLLWRLPVLGIELVGPGSKELKVYMNRVFERDSFLASLTEAEREMRLAR, from the coding sequence ATGGCTGTAGCTGCCAATAAACGTTCTGTGATGACTCTATTTTCAAGTGCATCTGATATGTATAGCCATCAGGTTCGTATTGTGCTGGCTGAAAAAGGTGTCAGTGTTGAGGTTGAGTTGGTTGATGAAGATAACCTACCAGCTGATCTAGTTGAGCTTAACCCATACAAAACGGTACCTACTTTAGTCGATCGTGAGCTTGCGCTTTATGATTCAAAAATCATCATGGAATACCTTGATGAACGTTTTCCGCATCCACCACTAATGCCTGTATATCCGGTTGCTCGTGGTAATAGCCGTTTGATGATCTATCGTATCGAAAGAAACTGGTATTCACTTGCTGAGAAAGTCGTAAATGGCAAGGGTGAAGAAGCGGAATCTGCACGTAACAAACTACGTAACGACTTGCTAACTCTAGCACCAGTGTTTGCTGAATATGAATACTTCATGAGTGAAGAGTTCAGCCTAATTGATTGTTACTTAGCACCGCTATTATGGCGTCTACCAGTTCTGGGCATCGAACTAGTTGGCCCAGGTTCAAAAGAGCTTAAAGTTTATATGAACCGTGTATTTGAACGCGATTCATTCCTAGCTTCTCTAACTGAAGCAGAACGCGAGATGCGTCTTGCTCGTTAA
- a CDS encoding penicillin-binding protein activator — protein sequence MNNHQRISVPRLLAPVALAITLAACSSKPSAPQYVDITAEANQPTQNYLMKADSSQGSLQNDWLIMAMKAAIASNNTEQAQLLIYRLSKQNLSDVQQAEWQMGKAQLSMNAEQYSQALNQLNFNTQWALADSQWVQYHQMRADIFTALDRPFDTSRELSALYGLLPNDQEEAISDQIWANLQRYSGQTITQLTAQPEEEILDGWLQLAIYVKTFGNDIPQLKNTLEKWLAENADHPAAKYTPKSITDILNLTIIQPVNTALLLPLTGKFDKQAQLIRDGFIMAMMNDEKREDNATLTIIDTNSESLETIKAKVQEKQIDFIVGPLLKENIAQMQQQHGTEDRMIPSLALNIPDELIEGTDICYLALSPEQEVAQAAKHLAAEGAQYPLILAPQSSYGERVVEAFNDEWRKYSNNKVAVNLFGDKRQLQRNINNVFGLQDSQQNIAQMEGLLNIKLESQPRSRRDIDAVYIVASSDELTLIKPFIEVAINPDTRPPKLYSNSKSNGGGRQYEDLTGVSYSDIPLLIHPQAEISEQMERLWPKDSNAERRLQALGMDAYRLMVELPQMKTVEGYTIDGQTGVLSIDGQCVVQREISWAEHGATSEQAQ from the coding sequence ATAAATAACCATCAGAGAATCAGTGTACCACGCTTACTCGCTCCAGTTGCATTAGCAATCACGTTAGCAGCTTGTTCGTCTAAACCTTCAGCACCTCAATATGTTGATATCACCGCTGAAGCGAACCAGCCGACGCAAAATTATCTTATGAAAGCTGATAGTAGTCAGGGTAGCTTGCAGAATGACTGGTTAATTATGGCCATGAAAGCCGCTATCGCGAGTAACAACACAGAGCAAGCTCAATTACTCATTTATCGACTGTCAAAACAGAATCTTAGTGACGTTCAACAAGCCGAATGGCAAATGGGCAAAGCTCAGCTTTCGATGAATGCTGAACAGTACAGCCAAGCGTTAAATCAGCTTAATTTTAACACTCAATGGGCTTTAGCTGATTCGCAATGGGTTCAATACCATCAAATGAGAGCAGATATTTTCACCGCGCTTGATCGCCCTTTTGACACGAGCCGCGAGTTGTCTGCACTGTATGGTCTGCTCCCGAACGATCAAGAAGAAGCCATTTCTGATCAAATCTGGGCTAATTTACAACGTTATTCAGGTCAAACTATCACTCAACTGACAGCGCAACCGGAAGAAGAAATTTTAGACGGCTGGTTACAACTGGCTATCTACGTGAAGACGTTCGGCAACGATATCCCACAACTGAAGAACACCCTTGAGAAATGGCTGGCAGAAAATGCCGATCATCCGGCTGCAAAATATACGCCTAAATCGATTACCGACATCTTAAATCTCACTATCATCCAACCTGTAAACACTGCGCTATTGCTGCCGCTAACAGGGAAGTTTGATAAGCAAGCTCAGTTAATTCGTGACGGCTTCATCATGGCAATGATGAATGACGAAAAGCGTGAAGATAACGCGACACTTACCATCATCGATACCAACTCAGAGTCTTTAGAAACAATAAAAGCAAAAGTCCAAGAGAAACAGATTGATTTCATCGTTGGTCCTCTGCTTAAAGAAAATATCGCACAGATGCAGCAGCAACACGGAACTGAAGATCGCATGATCCCAAGTCTTGCATTGAACATTCCAGATGAATTGATCGAAGGCACGGATATTTGTTACCTCGCACTGTCTCCGGAGCAGGAAGTGGCACAAGCGGCTAAACACCTCGCGGCTGAAGGTGCGCAATATCCTTTGATTCTTGCACCTCAAAGCAGTTATGGCGAACGCGTTGTTGAAGCTTTCAATGATGAATGGCGTAAATACAGTAACAACAAAGTGGCTGTGAACCTGTTTGGTGACAAACGCCAGCTTCAACGCAATATAAACAATGTATTTGGTTTGCAAGATAGTCAGCAGAACATCGCTCAGATGGAAGGCTTACTCAACATTAAACTTGAGAGTCAGCCTCGTAGCCGTCGCGATATCGATGCAGTATACATAGTTGCAAGCAGTGATGAACTCACTCTGATTAAGCCATTTATTGAAGTAGCGATTAACCCGGACACTCGTCCACCAAAACTTTACTCGAATTCGAAAAGTAACGGCGGTGGTCGTCAGTATGAAGACTTAACTGGCGTCAGCTACAGTGATATTCCACTTCTTATTCATCCTCAGGCAGAAATCTCTGAGCAGATGGAGCGTTTGTGGCCTAAAGATTCAAACGCAGAGCGACGATTACAAGCTCTGGGTATGGATGCTTATCGTTTAATGGTTGAACTTCCACAAATGAAAACCGTCGAAGGATATACTATTGATGGTCAGACAGGTGTACTCAGCATTGATGGCCAATGTGTAGTACAACGCGAAATCAGTTGGGCAGAGCATGGCGCTACTTCTGAGCAAGCGCAGTAA
- the rplM gene encoding 50S ribosomal protein L13, with translation MKTFVAKPETVKRDWYVVDAEGKTLGRLASEIASRLRGKHKAEYTPHVDTGDYIIVVNAEKVAVTGNKAKDKMYYRHTEFPGGLKSFSFEKLIERKPEMVLELAVKGMLPKGPLGRAMYRKLKVYAGAEHNHAAQQPKVLDI, from the coding sequence ATGAAAACATTCGTTGCTAAACCAGAAACTGTAAAACGCGACTGGTATGTTGTAGACGCTGAAGGTAAAACTCTAGGCCGTCTAGCAAGTGAAATTGCATCTCGCCTACGTGGCAAGCACAAAGCTGAATACACTCCACACGTAGACACTGGTGATTACATCATCGTTGTTAACGCGGAGAAAGTTGCTGTAACTGGTAACAAAGCTAAAGACAAAATGTACTACCGTCACACTGAATTCCCAGGTGGCCTAAAATCTTTCAGCTTCGAGAAGCTGATCGAGCGTAAGCCTGAGATGGTACTTGAGCTAGCGGTTAAAGGTATGCTTCCAAAAGGTCCTCTAGGCCGTGCTATGTACCGTAAGCTTAAAGTTTACGCAGGCGCTGAGCACAACCACGCTGCTCAACAACCTAAAGTACTAGACATCTAA
- the sspB gene encoding ClpXP protease specificity-enhancing factor — protein MDIDQMTPRRPYMLRAFYDWLLENDLTPHLVVDATMRGVRVPMEYVQDGQIILNVAPRAVGNLELGNDEVTFNARFGGRPQVVVVPLYAVQAIYARENGAGTMFDPEPAYEQELDSDMIVEDVTDENIEVETSVDDGPSDDEPPRPKGKPSLRVVK, from the coding sequence ATGGATATTGATCAAATGACACCTCGCCGACCATATATGCTGCGAGCATTTTATGATTGGTTGCTAGAAAACGATTTGACTCCTCATCTTGTTGTAGACGCGACGATGCGTGGCGTTCGAGTTCCAATGGAATACGTACAAGATGGGCAAATCATCCTCAATGTGGCACCTCGTGCTGTCGGTAACTTAGAGCTGGGTAACGATGAAGTTACGTTTAATGCTCGTTTTGGCGGCCGACCACAAGTTGTTGTTGTTCCGTTGTATGCCGTACAAGCAATATATGCTCGTGAAAACGGTGCCGGAACCATGTTTGATCCAGAGCCTGCTTACGAGCAAGAACTTGATTCAGATATGATTGTGGAAGATGTGACAGACGAAAACATCGAAGTTGAAACTTCTGTTGATGATGGCCCTTCAGATGATGAGCCACCTCGTCCAAAAGGCAAACCAAGTTTGCGTGTTGTGAAGTAA
- a CDS encoding phosphoheptose isomerase, translated as MLESIKDSFTESIQIQIAAAEALPDAILHASQAIVASLLNGSKILCCGNGGSSSNAQQFVSCLLNRFETERPSLPAMALTADITTLTAVANDYHYQEVFSKQVRAFGQPGDILLAISTSGNSKNIIKAMEAAVTRDMTIIALTGKDGGEMAGLLGENDVEIRIPSHRTARIHEVHMLTLHCLCDLVDQVLFPSHEE; from the coding sequence ATGCTAGAAAGCATTAAAGACAGTTTCACTGAAAGTATTCAGATTCAAATCGCAGCAGCAGAAGCACTACCAGATGCTATTTTACATGCCTCACAGGCGATTGTTGCTAGCCTGTTGAACGGAAGCAAAATTCTCTGTTGTGGTAATGGTGGTTCATCTTCTAACGCTCAACAGTTTGTCTCCTGTTTACTTAACCGTTTTGAAACTGAGCGTCCTAGCTTACCTGCCATGGCTTTAACGGCAGATATCACTACTCTTACAGCAGTGGCTAATGACTACCACTACCAAGAAGTGTTCTCTAAACAAGTTCGCGCATTCGGTCAGCCGGGCGATATCTTACTAGCTATTTCAACTAGTGGTAACAGTAAAAACATCATCAAAGCAATGGAAGCAGCGGTAACTCGTGATATGACGATCATAGCCCTCACTGGCAAAGATGGTGGTGAAATGGCTGGGTTACTAGGTGAGAATGATGTGGAAATTCGTATCCCATCTCATCGCACTGCACGAATTCACGAAGTCCATATGCTGACGCTGCATTGCTTGTGTGATTTGGTTGATCAAGTGCTATTCCCATCCCACGAAGAATAA
- a CDS encoding cytochrome b, which yields MQALLDWVEKRLPAMNAYKKHLSEYPMPKNFNFWYLFGSLAMLVLVNQILTGIWLTMNYVPSGEGAFASVEYIMRDVEFGWLLRYMHSTGASAFFVVVYLHMFRGLIYGSYQKPRELLWLFGMLIFLVLMAEAFMGYLLPWGQMSYWGAQVIISLFGAIPVIGDDLTLWIRGDYVISGATLNRFFALHVIALPIVLLLLIVLHILALHEVGSNNPDGIETKLPKGSMGDDYQSQFKFHDYYSKKYDIIDSIPFHPYGTVKDMVGVAGFLFLFSYVLFFNPEMGGYFLEPPNFEAANPLKTPAHIAPVWYFTPFYAILRAVPDKLIGVVAMGASIVVLFLLPWLDRCKVRSYRYRSKLHLINIIQFTICFIALGILGALPATPTYTLLARIFSLGYFMFFVLLFFYSKNEATKPLPKRVTFK from the coding sequence ATGCAAGCTCTACTTGATTGGGTAGAAAAACGTCTACCCGCGATGAACGCGTATAAAAAGCACCTTTCTGAATATCCAATGCCGAAGAACTTCAACTTTTGGTACCTTTTTGGTTCCTTGGCGATGCTGGTGCTTGTAAACCAGATCCTAACGGGCATTTGGTTGACGATGAACTACGTTCCTTCTGGTGAAGGTGCCTTTGCTTCTGTTGAATACATCATGCGTGATGTGGAGTTCGGTTGGTTGCTACGTTATATGCACTCAACGGGCGCTTCTGCATTCTTCGTGGTTGTGTATCTGCATATGTTCCGTGGCCTAATCTACGGTTCATACCAAAAGCCTCGTGAACTTCTTTGGTTGTTCGGCATGCTAATTTTCTTAGTGCTGATGGCTGAAGCGTTTATGGGTTACTTGCTACCTTGGGGACAAATGTCTTACTGGGGTGCACAGGTAATCATTTCTCTGTTTGGTGCGATTCCTGTAATCGGTGATGACTTAACACTATGGATTCGTGGTGACTACGTTATCTCTGGTGCAACGTTGAACCGTTTCTTCGCCCTACACGTAATCGCTTTACCAATCGTGTTACTCCTGTTGATTGTGCTGCACATTCTTGCTCTGCATGAAGTGGGTTCAAACAACCCTGATGGTATCGAAACTAAACTGCCAAAAGGCTCTATGGGTGACGATTACCAATCACAGTTCAAGTTCCACGATTACTACTCGAAGAAATACGACATTATCGATTCTATTCCTTTCCATCCTTATGGAACGGTAAAAGATATGGTAGGTGTTGCTGGCTTCTTGTTCTTGTTCAGCTATGTGTTGTTCTTCAACCCAGAAATGGGTGGATACTTCCTTGAGCCGCCTAACTTTGAAGCAGCAAACCCACTGAAAACACCAGCGCACATCGCGCCAGTTTGGTACTTCACTCCGTTCTATGCGATTTTGCGTGCAGTTCCGGATAAGCTAATTGGTGTTGTTGCGATGGGTGCATCGATTGTCGTGCTATTCCTATTGCCTTGGTTGGATCGTTGTAAAGTTCGTTCTTACCGCTACCGCAGTAAGTTGCATTTAATCAACATTATTCAATTCACCATTTGTTTCATTGCTTTAGGTATCCTTGGGGCGCTACCAGCGACGCCAACTTATACCTTACTAGCTCGAATCTTTAGTTTAGGTTACTTCATGTTCTTCGTATTGCTGTTCTTCTACAGCAAAAATGAAGCAACCAAGCCACTACCAAAGAGGGTGACATTCAAATGA
- a CDS encoding cytochrome c1, whose product MKKWIVILFALLPSMVMAAGGNVHLDKAENDLSDQASLQRGAKLFMNYCFGCHSTQYQRYERVANDLGIPADLMKENLIFNPTSKIGELMENAIPDKSAAKWFGAPPPDLTLVARVRGADWLYTYLRSFYADPSRPFGVNNIVFPSVGMPHVLEELQGTPEPIFDTHVVDGEEVKVVVGTKSQGNGELSTGEFDQAVLDLVNFLEYSGEPVKLERQAMGWWVFAFLVVFTIVVVALKKEYWRDVH is encoded by the coding sequence ATGAAGAAATGGATTGTAATTTTGTTTGCATTGTTGCCTTCGATGGTGATGGCAGCAGGTGGAAATGTACATTTAGATAAAGCAGAGAATGATTTATCTGATCAGGCGTCATTGCAACGTGGTGCCAAGTTATTCATGAACTACTGCTTTGGTTGTCACTCAACGCAATACCAACGTTATGAGCGTGTTGCTAATGACCTAGGTATTCCAGCAGATTTAATGAAAGAGAATCTTATTTTCAACCCTACCTCTAAGATTGGTGAGTTGATGGAGAATGCGATTCCTGACAAATCCGCTGCGAAATGGTTTGGTGCTCCACCGCCAGATTTGACATTAGTCGCACGTGTACGTGGTGCTGATTGGCTGTATACCTATTTGCGTTCATTCTATGCGGACCCAAGTCGCCCATTTGGTGTAAACAATATAGTTTTCCCAAGCGTTGGTATGCCACATGTGCTTGAAGAGCTGCAAGGTACACCGGAACCTATCTTCGATACTCATGTAGTCGATGGTGAAGAAGTTAAGGTTGTGGTTGGTACTAAGTCTCAAGGTAACGGTGAGCTAAGTACTGGCGAGTTTGACCAAGCCGTTCTGGATTTGGTTAACTTCTTAGAGTACTCGGGTGAACCTGTTAAATTGGAACGCCAAGCTATGGGTTGGTGGGTATTCGCATTCTTAGTTGTGTTCACTATCGTAGTCGTAGCACTTAAGAAAGAATATTGGCGTGATGTGCACTAA
- a CDS encoding YraN family protein: MALLLSKRSKGQQFEQMAAEYLRRQGLSLIDKNFLARGGELDLIMRENNTIVFVEVKYRNSQAYGHAAESVTRQKQHRLIKAANWWMLKQGLNADATDFRFDVVAIHSNGSHIEWIKNAITEG; this comes from the coding sequence ATGGCGCTACTTCTGAGCAAGCGCAGTAAAGGCCAACAGTTTGAACAGATGGCGGCAGAATATCTACGCCGCCAAGGTTTATCTCTAATAGATAAGAACTTCCTTGCCCGAGGTGGTGAGTTAGACCTAATAATGAGAGAAAACAACACCATAGTTTTTGTCGAAGTTAAGTATCGCAACAGTCAGGCTTATGGTCACGCAGCGGAAAGTGTGACCCGACAGAAACAGCACCGCTTGATCAAAGCGGCCAATTGGTGGATGCTCAAGCAAGGCTTAAACGCCGACGCTACAGATTTTAGATTTGATGTGGTCGCCATCCATAGTAATGGTAGTCATATCGAGTGGATAAAAAACGCAATTACCGAAGGATAA
- the petA gene encoding ubiquinol-cytochrome c reductase iron-sulfur subunit, whose translation MSNAPLNNSRRRFLTATTAVVGGLGAAAVAVPFIKSWNPSAKAKAAGAPVEVDVSKLEEGQMVRVEWRGKPVWVVRRSQVIVDALKEHDNQLRDPNSGEEQQPDYAQNTYRSIKPEYFIAVGICTHLGCSPSYLPDSFSEQVQGVKSGFFCPCHGSKFDMAGRVFQGVPAPLNLVIPKHMYLSDTRIVIGLDETGEA comes from the coding sequence ATGAGCAATGCGCCTTTGAACAACAGTCGCAGACGTTTCTTAACTGCGACAACTGCGGTTGTCGGTGGGTTAGGAGCGGCGGCAGTTGCTGTACCTTTTATAAAATCTTGGAACCCAAGTGCGAAAGCAAAAGCGGCCGGCGCCCCTGTCGAGGTTGATGTAAGCAAACTCGAGGAAGGGCAAATGGTTCGCGTTGAGTGGCGAGGTAAACCTGTATGGGTTGTTCGTCGTTCGCAAGTAATCGTTGACGCTCTTAAAGAGCACGACAATCAATTACGTGATCCGAACTCTGGTGAAGAGCAGCAGCCGGATTACGCTCAAAACACTTATCGCTCAATTAAGCCTGAATATTTCATCGCTGTGGGTATCTGTACGCACTTAGGTTGTTCACCAAGCTATTTGCCAGATTCTTTCAGCGAGCAAGTCCAAGGCGTTAAGTCAGGTTTCTTCTGTCCTTGCCACGGTTCGAAGTTTGATATGGCTGGACGAGTGTTCCAGGGCGTTCCTGCACCACTGAACCTGGTCATTCCGAAGCATATGTATTTAAGCGATACAAGAATTGTCATCGGTCTCGATGAAACAGGGGAGGCATAA
- the zapE gene encoding cell division protein ZapE: MTPKQRYEQDLKRSDFQQDEAQAMAVNALDDLYHQLIDYLNTPVVKPSRWQKLLGKKEEKPELPKGLYFWGGVGRGKTYLMDTFFDALPTDKKMRVHFHRFMYRVHDELKLLDHVSDPLELIADKFSKEAVIICFDEFFVSDITDAMILGTLFQALFQRGVVLVATSNIPPHDLYRNGLQRARFLPAIALIEKYCHILNVDSGVDYRLRTLQQAEIYHYPLDAKASENLNKYYEQLAGSEKPKQHQIEINHRTIDVIEANDGLLYASFEQLCQTARSQNDYIELSKLYHTVLLAEVKQMDRTIEDAARRFIALVDEFYERNVKLIISAEVPLEQLYTQGQLEFEFKRCQSRLIEMQSHDYLAQEHLA; encoded by the coding sequence ATGACTCCGAAGCAACGATACGAACAAGATTTAAAAAGGTCGGATTTTCAACAAGATGAAGCGCAAGCTATGGCTGTGAATGCGCTGGATGACCTTTATCATCAGTTAATTGATTACCTGAATACACCAGTGGTCAAACCATCTCGTTGGCAAAAACTACTGGGAAAGAAAGAAGAGAAACCTGAACTTCCTAAGGGTTTGTATTTTTGGGGGGGAGTAGGGCGCGGTAAAACGTATTTGATGGATACGTTTTTTGATGCTTTGCCAACAGATAAAAAAATGCGGGTTCATTTCCATCGCTTTATGTATCGGGTACATGATGAATTAAAACTTCTTGATCATGTCAGCGATCCACTTGAGCTTATTGCTGATAAATTCAGTAAAGAAGCCGTGATTATCTGTTTTGATGAGTTTTTTGTATCTGATATTACAGATGCAATGATTTTAGGAACGTTATTTCAAGCCCTGTTCCAGCGCGGTGTTGTTTTGGTTGCAACGTCTAATATTCCGCCTCATGACCTATATAGAAATGGTTTGCAGCGTGCTCGTTTCTTACCCGCTATCGCTCTGATTGAAAAATACTGTCATATCTTAAATGTTGATAGTGGTGTGGATTACCGTCTAAGAACATTGCAACAAGCGGAAATTTATCATTATCCGCTCGATGCTAAAGCTTCTGAGAACTTGAACAAATACTATGAACAACTTGCTGGAAGCGAAAAACCGAAACAGCATCAGATAGAGATTAACCACCGCACTATTGATGTGATTGAAGCTAACGACGGTTTACTCTATGCGTCATTTGAGCAACTGTGTCAGACGGCTCGGAGTCAGAATGATTATATTGAGCTGTCAAAACTCTACCACACGGTTTTACTCGCTGAAGTTAAACAGATGGATCGTACCATTGAAGATGCGGCGAGACGCTTTATTGCGTTGGTTGATGAGTTTTATGAGCGGAATGTGAAGCTTATTATTTCAGCTGAAGTACCGTTAGAACAGCTCTATACACAAGGTCAGTTGGAGTTTGAATTTAAGCGTTGTCAGTCTCGTTTAATCGAGATGCAAAGCCATGATTACCTAGCTCAGGAACACTTAGCGTAA
- the rpsI gene encoding 30S ribosomal protein S9: MAENQYYGTGRRKSSAARVFIKPGSGNIVINKRSLDEYFGRPTSRMVVKQPLELVEMVEKLDLYITVKGGGISGQAGAIRHGITRALMEYDESLRPALRAAGYVTRDARCVERKKVGLRKARRRPQFSKR; this comes from the coding sequence ATGGCAGAGAATCAATACTACGGCACTGGCCGTCGCAAAAGCTCAGCTGCACGCGTTTTTATTAAACCAGGCAGCGGCAACATCGTAATCAACAAGCGTAGCCTTGATGAATACTTCGGTCGTCCAACTTCTCGCATGGTTGTTAAACAACCTCTTGAGCTAGTTGAGATGGTAGAGAAACTAGATCTATACATCACTGTTAAAGGTGGCGGTATTTCTGGTCAAGCAGGTGCTATCCGTCACGGTATCACTCGCGCTCTTATGGAATACGATGAATCACTACGTCCTGCACTACGTGCGGCTGGCTACGTTACTCGTGACGCTCGTTGCGTTGAACGTAAGAAAGTTGGTCTACGTAAAGCACGTCGTCGTCCACAGTTCTCAAAACGTTAA
- the zapG gene encoding Z-ring associated protein ZapG, translated as MPWIYAIVGLLVGLVAGVVISRLTTPQYKAQKSLQKDLDGAKYALEQQRQELADHFAQTAEMLDTLGKDYTKLYQHMSKTSSELLPNLPEQDNPFVKQIAQQKDESATDDTLEEQPKDYALGATGLLKNEEKTILRSSDVIDVKAS; from the coding sequence ATGCCTTGGATTTATGCGATTGTTGGATTGTTAGTCGGCCTCGTTGCTGGCGTTGTGATTTCTCGTTTAACCACGCCTCAATATAAGGCACAGAAATCCTTACAAAAAGATTTAGACGGTGCGAAGTACGCTCTTGAGCAACAACGTCAAGAGCTCGCTGATCATTTTGCCCAAACAGCAGAAATGCTCGATACACTTGGTAAAGACTACACTAAGCTTTATCAGCATATGTCTAAGACCTCTAGTGAGTTACTTCCGAATCTTCCTGAGCAAGATAACCCGTTTGTTAAACAAATTGCTCAACAAAAAGATGAAAGCGCTACCGACGATACTTTAGAAGAGCAACCAAAAGACTATGCTTTAGGTGCTACGGGACTACTTAAGAATGAAGAAAAAACCATTCTTCGTTCTTCAGATGTTATTGATGTCAAAGCGAGCTAA
- a CDS encoding BON domain-containing protein, with product MKSLRLALMLSATMSLSGCAGLFIAGAATTANLVTDPRTTQQIWNDNQIEFEVAGLGNKPPYRGAARFVASSYQGTVVLLGQARNTELLDQFITQAQKVKGVKELHNQVKIAEPLSVSAISNDSWITTKVKSALLADSDLNGTKIKVITEAKEVYLFGYVSHEHADKATEIARNISGVKQVIRAFEYGTE from the coding sequence ATGAAGTCTCTCCGCCTAGCTTTAATGTTAAGTGCCACAATGAGTTTGTCAGGGTGTGCCGGGTTATTTATCGCAGGCGCTGCTACAACCGCGAATTTGGTCACAGATCCTCGAACGACACAGCAGATTTGGAACGATAACCAAATTGAGTTTGAAGTAGCAGGTCTTGGTAACAAACCCCCTTACAGAGGCGCAGCTCGATTTGTCGCTAGTTCATATCAAGGAACCGTCGTTCTTCTCGGCCAAGCGAGAAACACCGAACTGCTAGACCAATTTATTACCCAAGCACAGAAAGTCAAAGGCGTTAAAGAGCTGCATAATCAGGTCAAAATTGCTGAGCCTTTGTCTGTGAGTGCAATAAGTAACGACAGTTGGATAACAACCAAAGTAAAATCAGCACTACTCGCAGATTCCGACCTTAACGGTACAAAGATTAAAGTGATTACAGAAGCCAAAGAAGTGTATTTGTTTGGCTATGTCTCTCATGAGCATGCGGATAAAGCGACAGAAATAGCCCGTAACATCTCTGGCGTAAAACAGGTCATCAGAGCCTTCGAATATGGCACTGAGTAA